The Oncorhynchus mykiss isolate Arlee chromosome 17, USDA_OmykA_1.1, whole genome shotgun sequence genomic interval cctccccttgttcctccaaacatagcaatggtcattatggccaaacagttctatttgtttcatcagactagaagacatttctccaaaaagtacaatctttgtctccatgtgcagttgcaaaccgtagtctggcttttttatggtggtctTGGAgtagtgacttcttccttgctgagcggcctttcaggttatgtcgatataggactcgttttactgtggatacagatactcttgtacctgtttcctcctgcctcttcacacggtcctttgctgttgatctgtgattgatttgcacttttcgtacccaaagtacattcatctctaggagacagaacgtgtcaggtagtccttgaaatacatccacaggtaaacctccaattgactcaaattatgtcaattagcctttcagaagcttctaaagccatgacattttctggaattttccaagctgtttaaatgcacagtcaacttagtgtatgtaaacttctgacccactggaattgtgatacagtgaaataatctgtaaacaattgttgaaaaaaattgtcatgcacaaagtagatgtcctaatcgacttgttaataaactatagttttagcaagaaatttgtgtagCGGTTGAAAAACAAtacgttttaatgactctaacctaaatgtatgtgaacttctgacttcaactgtagtcgCAACAGGAACTGcagatagcaaatgttaatgATTCACTAATTACATAGAAATTGATTCCTGATGTGGCAAGGTATGTACTGAAAGAGCGAGACATGTGCATGTTTCCTATTAGAAATAGAAGACATCTGATTCGTGGACTGAAACACTTTCAGCCTTAATAGCTCTTTGTTTACATGCTTATTATTGGTATTATGAAAAAGTTGTTTTTATGGGTACAGGATGAGAGCAAACTACTACAACTTTCTCCCATTGTTACAATCATTCAAGTTCCTAATTATAGATGTTCTCTCTTTACAGGAGCAAAAATGATGTCTAGCATTTACCTAACTGGAGTTCTACGTGTCATTCTGGTATCGATTATCAGTTTAGGAGGATTTGTGGTGCTGTTTTTAATGCATTACAGCTCGGCACCATCTCTGTTCTGCCCTCCCCTGCCTGCTTTCCCACCGCAGTACTCAGAGAGACCCCAAGGACAGCACAACAGCTCCTTGGCTAAGACCCTACCAGACAAGCCCATTATGTTGTTGTGGTTCTGGCCTGAACACTACAGGTTTGACTTAAGCGATTGTGCCACTCTCTTCAACATTGATAGCTGTCTCCTGACTGATGACAGGTCAATATACAACAAGGCAGACGGGGTGCTCATCTTTCACAAATCCATCAAGCAAGATTTATCCAACTTGCCTCGATCACCCAGGCCACCATTCCAGAAGTGGATCTGGTTCCATGTTGAATCCCCTACAAACACAAACAGGCTATCTGGTCTAGAGAACCTTTTCAATTTGACCTTGAGTTACAGGCAGGACGCAGACATCCCTATTCGTTGGCGCTTGACCGCAAGAAAAGGCCAGGGGGAGGATTTTGTGCTGCCAAAAAAAGATAAATTAGTTTGCTGGATTGTGAGTAACACTAATCCTGCCACTGGATCAGGCCAAAGGTATAACTATTACAGAGAACTTGTCAAACACGTTAAGGTGGAAGTCTTTGGCAAGGCCTTTGGCCGTTTCTTGAACTATGAGGACTACTACGATACCATCTCCAGCTGTAAGTTTTACCTTTCCTTTGAGAACTCAGTTCACAGAGACTATATCACTGAGAAGCTAAACGGACCACTTGCAGCAGGAACTGTACCAGTAGTATTGGGCCCACCTAGACAAAACTATGAGGACTTTGTCCCAGGAGATTCCTTCATCCATGTTAATGACTTTCCAGATGTGAAAGCCCTGGCAGAATTCCTCCTGAAGTTAGACAAGGATGATGAGGCATATCTGCACTACTTTCAGTGGCGTGAACACTTTTCTGCTCAGCGCCATCTAATTCAACAGTATCAAGAGTTCACCCATGCTATTTGTTATGCCTGTGACCATGTGGGAACACATAAGGAGTACAGAGTTGTTCACAATCTTTACAAATGGTATTTTGGTTAATAAGGAACTTACAATGATCTCTACAAATATTggtgttttgagccccacattttcagcaaccccccaaaaatatgggCTTGCCTGTTTTTTTGGCCATTAATACGTGTCCCATGTcaatttgcaaacaatgtaaaaaatatattgagttaataaagctgcataaaAACAAGGTCTcatttgttttcttgagtaaggcagctccaaaatgcaggtgtttcatcctagctcagtgctttctgtgggggtggggcaagccagcagaaaataggagcgttgcaccgtgattggctcagtgttctgtcactcatggggacactaagtCACCGTGAAGTCTAAGTCCTTAGTAAGGATAGGCATAGAAAATTCTAGCCCTTTGTGACCTGCTATATATAGTTACATTAGAAatgcccttccaagaaggctcaaggtcattggccacagataaaattacgtaaAATTATGtgagcacagctgaaaactgttgttctgactaaagaagtaataaaactgtcctttagactagttgagtatctggagcatcagcatttgtgggttcaattacaggctcaaaatggccagaaacaaaacttTCTTCTTAAGcgcatcagtctattcttgttctgagaaattaaggctattccatgtgagaaattgttttaaaaaaaaagacgatctcgtacaacgctgtgtcctacacccttcacagaacagcgcaaactgactctaaccagaatagaaagaggagtgggaggccccggtgcacaactgagcaagaggacaagtacattagtgtctagtttgagaaacagacgcctcataagtcctcaactggcagcttcattaaatagtacccgcaaaacaccagtctcaaggtcaacagtgaagaggagactccgggatgctggccttctaggtaaaTAGCCttggacaccacacacacacacatcacacaatttctgggatcttttatttcagcccatAAAACAtgagcatttatatttttgttcagtgtgtgtgtgtgtgtgtgtgtgtgtgtgtgtgtgtgtgtgtgtgtgtgtgtgtgtacacacatatTAGTAcatacagaaagtattcacaccccttgtctttttccacattttacacacaataacccataatgtcaaagtgaaattgtgtttttaatgTTTACTAATTAatattaaagctgaaatgtcttgagtcaataagtattcaaccctgctgttatggcaaacctaaatacagtgccttctgaaagtattcataccccttgacttattccacattttgttgttttacagcataaattcaaaatggattacttGTTTTTTTgtcacccatttacacacaataccccataatgacaaagttaacatgtttagacatttttgcaaatgtatttcaaattaAATACAGATCTCATTTGTATACtgtaagtgttcacacccctttccaaattgagctcagatgtatccaatttcctttgatgaTCCTTGATGTCACTGcaatttggagtccacctgtggccaattcaattgtttggacatgatttagaaagaaacccACCTGTCTATAAGacctcacagttgacagtgcatgtcagagcagaaactataccatga includes:
- the LOC110493783 gene encoding 4-galactosyl-N-acetylglucosaminide 3-alpha-L-fucosyltransferase 9 codes for the protein MMSSIYLTGVLRVILVSIISLGGFVVLFLMHYSSAPSLFCPPLPAFPPQYSERPQGQHNSSLAKTLPDKPIMLLWFWPEHYRFDLSDCATLFNIDSCLLTDDRSIYNKADGVLIFHKSIKQDLSNLPRSPRPPFQKWIWFHVESPTNTNRLSGLENLFNLTLSYRQDADIPIRWRLTARKGQGEDFVLPKKDKLVCWIVSNTNPATGSGQRYNYYRELVKHVKVEVFGKAFGRFLNYEDYYDTISSCKFYLSFENSVHRDYITEKLNGPLAAGTVPVVLGPPRQNYEDFVPGDSFIHVNDFPDVKALAEFLLKLDKDDEAYLHYFQWREHFSAQRHLIQQYQEFTHAICYACDHVGTHKEYRVVHNLYKWYFG